In one window of Ostrinia nubilalis chromosome 21, ilOstNubi1.1, whole genome shotgun sequence DNA:
- the LOC135082333 gene encoding phenoloxidase subunit 2-like — protein MTTSVVRGLELLFDRPNEPLITPKGEEQVLFKLNEELLPPGYEDNGIVLNNRFGEEPGVQTIELKPLANPPRFRRASQLPRDEDFSLFLPRHQEMADEVIDVILAVPRNHMEELLSTCVYARGRLNPQLFHYCAAVAFLHRHDTKAVKIPNFAETFPSKFLTSTVVGEARTTTSVIPKGLNRPIITIPRDFTASNLEDEHRLAYFREDLGINLHHWHWHLIYPFRATHGNRTIVDKDRRGELFFYMHQQIIARYNNERLNNSLKRVKKFSDFREEIPEAYYPKLDSLTSSRGWPPRQANMKWQDLNRPVNGVNVRVSDMERWRNNVQEAIATGLVVLPDNSTQTLTIDMLGNMIESSILSPNPERYGSLHNNGHSFTAYIHDPNHRYLESHSVMADEATTMRDPYFYRWHAFIDDLFQKHKESPHVRKYQRSELDYPGVEVRSVSVESNTPGARSNELNTFWMTSDVDLSRGLDFSDRGNVYVRFTHLNHRSFRYVINVNNSGRARRTTVRIFLAPKFDEGGRAWLLSDQRKMFIEMDKFVHDLRPGNNQIIRQSTESSVTIPFEQTFRDLSRTGTDPGDPNNLEFNYCGCGWPQHMLLPKGTAAGAKYVLFVMLSNYEGDRVAQANVHRELTCKEASSFCGLRDRLYPDKRAMGFPFDRPSTTADHIDDFLTRNMFVQDVTIRFSDVTEQNPRNPRQQ, from the exons ATGACGACTTCCGTGGTCAGAGGTCTGGAGCTCCTGTTCGACAGGCCTAACGAGCCGCTGATCACACCGAAAGGCGAGGAACAAGTCCTGTTCAAACTTAATGAGGAATTGTTG CCCCCGGGCTACGAGGACAACGGCATCGTCCTGAACAACCGCTTCGGCGAGGAGCCTGGGGTGCAGACGATCGAGCTGAAGCCGCTGGCGAACCCCCCTCGGTTCAGACGCGCCTCGCAGCTGCCTCGCGATGAAGACTTCTCGCTCTTCCTGCCGAGGCACCAGGAGATGGCTGATGAGGTCATCGACGTTATTTTAG CGGTGCCTAGAAACCACATGGAAGAGTTGCTGTCAACTTGCGTGTACGCCAGAGGACGGCTTAACCCGCAGTTGTTCCATTACTGTGCAGCTGTAGCTTTCCTCCACAG acATGACACGAAGGCGGTTAAGATCCCGAACTTTGCAGAGACTTTCCCGTCCAAATTCTTAACGTCCACAGTGGTCGGGGAGGCACGAACCACTACTTCTGTAATTCCTAAAGGACTGAAT cggcCGATCATAACTATTCCTCGGGACTTCACGGCATCGAACTTGGAGGACGAGCATCGCCTAGCGTACTTCCGTGAGGACTTGGGCATCAACTTGCACCACTGGCACTGGCATTTGATTTACCCGTTCCGCGCCACGCACGGCAACCGGACGATCGTCGACAAGGACCGCCGAGGGGAGCTGTTCTTCTATATGCACCAGCAGATCATTGCCAG ATACAACAACGAGCGCCTAAACAACTCTTTGAAGCGCGTTAAGAAGTTCAGCGACTTCCGCGAGGAGATCCCCGAGGCTTACTACCCCAAGCTGGACAGTCTGACGTCATCGCGCGGGTGGCCGCCGCGGCAGGCCAACATGAAGTGGCAGGACCTGAACCGGCCGGTGAACGGCGTCAACGTTCGCGTCTCCGATATGGAGAGGTGGCGGAACAATGTACAGGAGGCTATAGCAACTGGGCTCGTTGTCTTG CCGGACAACTCGACGCAGACGCTCACCATCGACATGCTGGGCAACATGATCGAATCCAGCATCCTGTCGCCCAATCCCGAGCGCTACGGCAGCCTGCACAACAACGGGCACAGCTTTACCGCCTACATCCACGACCCCAACCACCGCTACCTC GAGTCGCACAGTGTAATGGCGGACGAGGCGACCACCATGCGGGACCCGTACTTCTACCGCTGGCACGCGTTCATTGACGACCTCTTCCAGAAGCACAAGGAGTCGCCACACGTTCGCAAGTACCAGAGGTCTGAG TTGGATTATCCTGGCGTTGAGGTCCGTAGCGTAAGCGTCGAGTCGAACACACCGGGAGCCAGGAGCAACGAGCTCAACACCTTCTGGATGACCAGCGACGTGGACTTGTCGCGCGGGCTCGACTTCTCTGACCGCGGGAATGTCTACGTACGGTTCACCCATCTGAACCACAGGTCTTTCAGATACGT AATCAACGTGAACAACTCAGGGCGGGCGCGTCGCACCACGGTGCGCATCTTCCTCGCGCCTAAGTTCGACGAGGGCGGCCGTGCCTGGCTTCTCTCCGACCAGCGCAAGATGTTCATCGAGATGGACAAGTTTGTTCACGACT TACGACCTGGTAACAACCAGATCATTCGTCAGTCCACCGAGTCTTCCGTGACGATTCCCTTCGAGCAGACGTTCCGTGACCTGTCGCGTACGGGCACCGACCCTGGCGACCCGAACAACCTGGAGTTCAACTACTGCGGCTGCGGCTGGCCCCAGCACATGCTGCTGCCGAAGGGTACGGCGGCCGGCGCCAAATACGTGCTCTTCGTCATGCTGTCCAACTATGAAGGGGATAGG GTGGCGCAAGCTAACGTACATCGCGAGTTGACCTGCAAAGAGGCGTCAAGCTTCTGCGGCCTGAGAGACCGCCTGTACCCGGACAAGCGCGCGATGGGATTCCCCTTCGACCGGCCCTCCACCACCGCCGACCACATCGACGACTTCCTAACCCGCAACATGTTCGTGCAGGACGTCACCATCCGCTTCAGTGACGTCACCGAACAGAACCCGCGGAACCCGAGGCAACAGTGA
- the LOC135082334 gene encoding MOG interacting and ectopic P-granules protein 1-like isoform X1: MSISTATDNTTIGFTDERTEGDDDTSQGSQPKEDSSESENENENENEIEHEPQNQNGGSPSPEVHEITSDDDEDGGVSNDDDDSSNSSTDSNDSSEGSQQSHKAIEEKKLEDQLENGDDESDIEEVSMEDPLNQSQNKSKPIVVSDTKGLAELASKQAKTNGDQKEPTVVIIDTNSILSGKNSSPATSKHNASTSAIDAQNLCQSIAARGTTITPVSSKSVQNNITQNSTQTPQPQPNILPSLTDDMFVVEAPSFIVPYVYEKPSVKPFREFVDKLGKELEELKIKEDQEKLEKEKAEKERKEKERQERIERGELVPDDDVEKKEEESKVTDEESGKSKREDKKKRKRRTEEDDDSWDGESSSDSDEDVISDDDTVVIKEKDDTIEEIKDPISLIAKGLSGKSDSYFDCSLGQFFINIGLNLVQEFVQSDLLKQQNRKLYKEKKSGRSTRATEAAIVSLTQNLDFSKRTNAPYALKQKRCDFCSFKTESMLVMAHHLEAPHMRNNIYKCNTCAFEIRSPHDILFHMEAEHNIRGRLERAPAYQQCANCHFEDNSKTKLARHLIACAKKFKPEFNLGPPLEWEPPAKIPKLTRARNNMVGPYPSNFNRAHVGMNNLGRPPLNVSSVMSGLPVLGRPRGRPPLAPARPATVSGVPIIRSGLMIMHNTPPVGTTISNYPMVQNNQANNATPKISITPLPRAPQPSSSQSSQNSKATFVICEICDGYIKDLEQLRNHMQWIHKVKIHPKMIYNRPPLNCQKCQFRFFTDQGLERHLLGSHGLVTSSMQEAANKGKDAGRCPVCGRVYQWKLLNHVSRDHNMTLKPAHLSYKCTVCTATFGMYKQFENHVYSAHSVVAKRVMDKSKSSTPSKPLDSDPLLKPLKISDEITIIPQPAKSSLTITAKGK; this comes from the exons ATGTCGATTTCCACTGCTACAG ACAACACCACTATTGGCTTCACAGATGAGCGGACCGAAGGTGATGATGACACATCACAAGGAAGCCAGCCAAAGGAAGACAGTAGTGAgtctgaaaatgaaaatgagaatgagaatgaaATTGAACATGAACCTCAGAACCAAAACGGCGGCAGCCCTAGCCCTGAAGTGCATGAGATCACTAGTGACGATGACGAAGACGGAGGTGTGTCcaacgatgatgatgactcatcAAATTCCAGCACAGACAGCAATGACAGCTCCGAAGGCTCACAACAGAGCCATAAAGCAATTGAGGAGAAAAAATTGGAAGATCAACTCGAAAATGGTGATGATGAGTCTGATATTGAAGAAGTTTCCATGGAAGATCCATTGAATCAATCTCAAAACAAAAGCAAGCCAATAGTTGTGAGCGATACTAAAGGTTTGGCCGAGCTGGCGTCCAAGCAGGCCAAGACCAATGGGGATCAGAAGGAACCGACAGTGGTAATAATAGATACTAACTCTATCTTGTCAGGCAAAAACTCCTCTCCAGCCACATCTAAACATAATGCATCAACCAGTGCAATTGATGCACAAAACCTATGTCAGAGTATAGCAGCGCGTGGTACTACAATCACTCCAGTTAGCAGCAAGAGTGTCCAAAATAATATAACGCAGAACAGTACCCAAACGCCTCAGCCCCAACCAAATATTCTACCAtctttgacagatgacatgttTGTTGTTGAAGCTCCATCATTTATAGTCCCTTATGTGTATGAAAAACCTTCAGTGAAACCTTTTAGAGAATTTGTGGACAAATTGGGCAAGGAGCTTGAGGAactgaaaataaaagaagatcAAGAGAAATTAGAAAAGGAAAAGGctgagaaagaaagaaaagaaaaagaaagacagGAAAGAATTGAGAGAGGTGAACTGGTGCCTGATGATGACGTTGAGAAGAAAGAGGAAGAGTCTAAAGTTACTGATGAAGAATCAGGCAAATCAAAAAGAGAGGATAAGAAAAAACGCAAGCGTCGCACTGAAGAAGATGACGATTCCTGGGATGGTGAGTCAAGCTCTGACTCTGATGAAGACGTCATCAGTGATGACGACACCGTAGTTATTAAGGAAAAGGATGATACGATTGAGGAGATCAAAGATCCCATCAGCTTGATTGCCAAGGGTCTATCAGGTAAATCAGACAGTTATTTTGATTGTTCCTTAGGacagttttttattaatataggCTTAAATTTAGTACAAGAATTTGTGCAAAGTGACCTGTTAAAACAACAAAACCGTAAGTTATATAAGGAAAAGAAGTCTGGACGCAGCACCCGTGCCACGGAAGCTGCAATCGTCTCTCTCACGCAAAACTTGGACTTCAGTAAGAGAACCAATGCTCCGTATGccctaaaacaaaaaagatgTGATTTTTGTAGTTTTAAAACCGAGTCCATGTTAGTCATGGCTCATCACTTAGAAGCACCTCACATGAGGAACAATATTTACAAATGCAACACCTGCGCATTCGAAATTCGCAGTCCTCACGATATATTGTTTCACATGGAGGCCGAGCACAACATCAGGGGCAGGTTGGAGAGGGCACCTGCGTATCAGCAGTGTGCCAACTGTCATTTCGAGGACAACAGTAAAACTAAATTGGCACGACATCTCATCGCATGCGCCAAAAAGTTCAAGCCCGAGTTCAATCTCGGCCCGCCCCTCGAATGGGAACCCCCGGCGAAGATACCAAAGCTGACCAGGGCGAGGAACAACATGGTGGGGCCCTACCCCAGCAACTTCAACCGGGCTCACGTCGGCATGAACAACCTCGGGCGGCCGCCGCTCAACGTGTCGTCGGTGATGTCGGGGCTGCCCGTGCTGGGCCGGCCGCGCGGCCGCCCGCCGCTGGCGCCCGCGCGCCCCGCCACCGTCTCCGGCGTGCCCATCATCCGCAGCGGCCTCATGATCATGCACAACACGCCCCCGGTGGGCACCACCATTTCCAACTACCCCATGGTCCAGAATAACCAAGCCAATAATGCCACACCAAAAATCTCCATCACTCCGCTCCCCCGCGCTCCGCAGCCGTCGTCGTCGCAGTCGTCTCAGAATTCCAAGGCCACTTTCGTGATATGCGAAATCTGCGATGGATACATTAAAGATTTGGAGCAACTCCGGAATCATATGCAATGGATTCACAAGGTGAAGATTCATCCTAAGATGATCTACAATAGGCCTCCACTCAACTGTCAAAAATGCCAGTTTAGATTCTTCACTGATCAAGGTCTCGAAAGACACCTTTTGGGTTCCCATGGGCTCGTAACCAGCTCTATGCAGGAAGCGGCGAACAAAGGAAAGGACGCAGGAAGGTGCCCTGTGTGCGGAAGGGTCTATCAGTGGAAACTGCTGAACCACGTTTCCCGAGACCACAACATGACTCTCAAACCGGCGCACCTCTCCTACAAATGTACGGTGTGCACCGCCACTTTCGGTATGTACAAGCAATTCGAAAACCACGTGTATTCGGCCCACAGTGTGGTGGCGAAACGTGTGATGGATAAGAGCAAGTCCTCGACGCCATCCAAGCCTTTGGATTCCGATCCACTGCTTAAGCCGCTGAAGATTAGCGACGAAATAACCATAATACCACAACCTGCGAAATCGTCTCTCACGATCACAGCGAAAGGCAAATAA
- the LOC135082334 gene encoding MOG interacting and ectopic P-granules protein 1-like isoform X2: MSISTATDERTEGDDDTSQGSQPKEDSSESENENENENEIEHEPQNQNGGSPSPEVHEITSDDDEDGGVSNDDDDSSNSSTDSNDSSEGSQQSHKAIEEKKLEDQLENGDDESDIEEVSMEDPLNQSQNKSKPIVVSDTKGLAELASKQAKTNGDQKEPTVVIIDTNSILSGKNSSPATSKHNASTSAIDAQNLCQSIAARGTTITPVSSKSVQNNITQNSTQTPQPQPNILPSLTDDMFVVEAPSFIVPYVYEKPSVKPFREFVDKLGKELEELKIKEDQEKLEKEKAEKERKEKERQERIERGELVPDDDVEKKEEESKVTDEESGKSKREDKKKRKRRTEEDDDSWDGESSSDSDEDVISDDDTVVIKEKDDTIEEIKDPISLIAKGLSGKSDSYFDCSLGQFFINIGLNLVQEFVQSDLLKQQNRKLYKEKKSGRSTRATEAAIVSLTQNLDFSKRTNAPYALKQKRCDFCSFKTESMLVMAHHLEAPHMRNNIYKCNTCAFEIRSPHDILFHMEAEHNIRGRLERAPAYQQCANCHFEDNSKTKLARHLIACAKKFKPEFNLGPPLEWEPPAKIPKLTRARNNMVGPYPSNFNRAHVGMNNLGRPPLNVSSVMSGLPVLGRPRGRPPLAPARPATVSGVPIIRSGLMIMHNTPPVGTTISNYPMVQNNQANNATPKISITPLPRAPQPSSSQSSQNSKATFVICEICDGYIKDLEQLRNHMQWIHKVKIHPKMIYNRPPLNCQKCQFRFFTDQGLERHLLGSHGLVTSSMQEAANKGKDAGRCPVCGRVYQWKLLNHVSRDHNMTLKPAHLSYKCTVCTATFGMYKQFENHVYSAHSVVAKRVMDKSKSSTPSKPLDSDPLLKPLKISDEITIIPQPAKSSLTITAKGK; the protein is encoded by the exons ATGTCGATTTCCACTGCTACAG ATGAGCGGACCGAAGGTGATGATGACACATCACAAGGAAGCCAGCCAAAGGAAGACAGTAGTGAgtctgaaaatgaaaatgagaatgagaatgaaATTGAACATGAACCTCAGAACCAAAACGGCGGCAGCCCTAGCCCTGAAGTGCATGAGATCACTAGTGACGATGACGAAGACGGAGGTGTGTCcaacgatgatgatgactcatcAAATTCCAGCACAGACAGCAATGACAGCTCCGAAGGCTCACAACAGAGCCATAAAGCAATTGAGGAGAAAAAATTGGAAGATCAACTCGAAAATGGTGATGATGAGTCTGATATTGAAGAAGTTTCCATGGAAGATCCATTGAATCAATCTCAAAACAAAAGCAAGCCAATAGTTGTGAGCGATACTAAAGGTTTGGCCGAGCTGGCGTCCAAGCAGGCCAAGACCAATGGGGATCAGAAGGAACCGACAGTGGTAATAATAGATACTAACTCTATCTTGTCAGGCAAAAACTCCTCTCCAGCCACATCTAAACATAATGCATCAACCAGTGCAATTGATGCACAAAACCTATGTCAGAGTATAGCAGCGCGTGGTACTACAATCACTCCAGTTAGCAGCAAGAGTGTCCAAAATAATATAACGCAGAACAGTACCCAAACGCCTCAGCCCCAACCAAATATTCTACCAtctttgacagatgacatgttTGTTGTTGAAGCTCCATCATTTATAGTCCCTTATGTGTATGAAAAACCTTCAGTGAAACCTTTTAGAGAATTTGTGGACAAATTGGGCAAGGAGCTTGAGGAactgaaaataaaagaagatcAAGAGAAATTAGAAAAGGAAAAGGctgagaaagaaagaaaagaaaaagaaagacagGAAAGAATTGAGAGAGGTGAACTGGTGCCTGATGATGACGTTGAGAAGAAAGAGGAAGAGTCTAAAGTTACTGATGAAGAATCAGGCAAATCAAAAAGAGAGGATAAGAAAAAACGCAAGCGTCGCACTGAAGAAGATGACGATTCCTGGGATGGTGAGTCAAGCTCTGACTCTGATGAAGACGTCATCAGTGATGACGACACCGTAGTTATTAAGGAAAAGGATGATACGATTGAGGAGATCAAAGATCCCATCAGCTTGATTGCCAAGGGTCTATCAGGTAAATCAGACAGTTATTTTGATTGTTCCTTAGGacagttttttattaatataggCTTAAATTTAGTACAAGAATTTGTGCAAAGTGACCTGTTAAAACAACAAAACCGTAAGTTATATAAGGAAAAGAAGTCTGGACGCAGCACCCGTGCCACGGAAGCTGCAATCGTCTCTCTCACGCAAAACTTGGACTTCAGTAAGAGAACCAATGCTCCGTATGccctaaaacaaaaaagatgTGATTTTTGTAGTTTTAAAACCGAGTCCATGTTAGTCATGGCTCATCACTTAGAAGCACCTCACATGAGGAACAATATTTACAAATGCAACACCTGCGCATTCGAAATTCGCAGTCCTCACGATATATTGTTTCACATGGAGGCCGAGCACAACATCAGGGGCAGGTTGGAGAGGGCACCTGCGTATCAGCAGTGTGCCAACTGTCATTTCGAGGACAACAGTAAAACTAAATTGGCACGACATCTCATCGCATGCGCCAAAAAGTTCAAGCCCGAGTTCAATCTCGGCCCGCCCCTCGAATGGGAACCCCCGGCGAAGATACCAAAGCTGACCAGGGCGAGGAACAACATGGTGGGGCCCTACCCCAGCAACTTCAACCGGGCTCACGTCGGCATGAACAACCTCGGGCGGCCGCCGCTCAACGTGTCGTCGGTGATGTCGGGGCTGCCCGTGCTGGGCCGGCCGCGCGGCCGCCCGCCGCTGGCGCCCGCGCGCCCCGCCACCGTCTCCGGCGTGCCCATCATCCGCAGCGGCCTCATGATCATGCACAACACGCCCCCGGTGGGCACCACCATTTCCAACTACCCCATGGTCCAGAATAACCAAGCCAATAATGCCACACCAAAAATCTCCATCACTCCGCTCCCCCGCGCTCCGCAGCCGTCGTCGTCGCAGTCGTCTCAGAATTCCAAGGCCACTTTCGTGATATGCGAAATCTGCGATGGATACATTAAAGATTTGGAGCAACTCCGGAATCATATGCAATGGATTCACAAGGTGAAGATTCATCCTAAGATGATCTACAATAGGCCTCCACTCAACTGTCAAAAATGCCAGTTTAGATTCTTCACTGATCAAGGTCTCGAAAGACACCTTTTGGGTTCCCATGGGCTCGTAACCAGCTCTATGCAGGAAGCGGCGAACAAAGGAAAGGACGCAGGAAGGTGCCCTGTGTGCGGAAGGGTCTATCAGTGGAAACTGCTGAACCACGTTTCCCGAGACCACAACATGACTCTCAAACCGGCGCACCTCTCCTACAAATGTACGGTGTGCACCGCCACTTTCGGTATGTACAAGCAATTCGAAAACCACGTGTATTCGGCCCACAGTGTGGTGGCGAAACGTGTGATGGATAAGAGCAAGTCCTCGACGCCATCCAAGCCTTTGGATTCCGATCCACTGCTTAAGCCGCTGAAGATTAGCGACGAAATAACCATAATACCACAACCTGCGAAATCGTCTCTCACGATCACAGCGAAAGGCAAATAA
- the LOC135082053 gene encoding THAP domain-containing protein 5-like yields the protein MESRNNKKCVICNKRRSRGGSPLLLSRFPLDSDRCRMWVKNAGLEDLAYVPIEKLHQLKFVCGGHFTPESFNAKGTRLKNSAIPTLELSNPILPDEVLTEFPLHVKDSNKENLKTVLYDHSYCIPKKSNPVERVPLTTTTKQLNSTCLGAVDIPDSGISAKTTFEPLPSTSNAPEHMTYKPITHDDKKICHQDAQAEILVHSYKRPKKNIEMKGKIKHT from the exons atggagagtagaaacaacaagaagtgcgttatttgtaataagaggcgaagtcgtggtggatcacccttacttttgagtaggtttcctctggattctgaccg ttgtcgaatgtgggttaaaaatgctggcttagaagacttagcatatgtacctattgaaaagttacaccaactgaagtttgtttgtggtgggcacttcactcctgaatccttcaatgccaaaggaactcggctgaagaactcagctattccaacactggaattgagcaatcccatcttgccagatgaagttttgacagagtttcctcttcatgtaaaagactccaataaagaaaacctcaagacag ttctttatgatcattcatattgcattccaaagaagtcaaatccagttgaacgag ttccccttacaactacaaccaaacaactaaattcaacatgtttgggagctgtggatataccagattctggtatttctgcgaaaacaacttttgaacctcttccttctacttccaatgcaccagaacatatgacctataaacccattactcatg atgataaaaagatttgccatcaagatgcacaggcagaaatattagtccacagttataaaagacctaagaaaaacattgaaatgaaaggtaagataaaacatacctaa